From the Gramella sp. Hel_I_59 genome, one window contains:
- the kduI gene encoding 5-dehydro-4-deoxy-D-glucuronate isomerase produces the protein MTRSDFRYAHHPNDVKKYTTEDLREHFLIPNIFVENEITLTYTMYDRYIAGGAFPVSKALRLEAIDELKAENFLDRRELGIINVGGKGKVTVDGEVYEIGHREALYIGRGNKEVIFEATEEQPYFYLNSTPAHTAYPVKKVTRKEAEVVELGDSKYSNKRVINKLLVNSVIETCQLQMGMTELHEGNVWNTMPPHTHERRMEVYFYFDLEEGQTISHFMGQPEETRHIFMKNHQAVISPEWSIHAGAGTSNYTFIWGMAGENLDYSDMDKVSVDGLK, from the coding sequence ATGACTCGATCAGATTTTAGATATGCACATCACCCAAACGATGTCAAAAAATACACAACAGAAGACCTAAGAGAACACTTTCTAATTCCGAATATTTTCGTGGAAAATGAGATTACTTTAACCTATACCATGTACGACAGATACATTGCGGGAGGAGCCTTTCCGGTTTCCAAAGCTCTAAGACTGGAAGCTATCGATGAACTTAAAGCGGAAAACTTCCTGGATCGTCGCGAGCTTGGTATTATTAACGTAGGTGGTAAGGGTAAAGTTACTGTAGATGGTGAGGTCTATGAAATTGGTCATAGAGAAGCACTTTATATTGGAAGAGGCAATAAAGAAGTGATTTTTGAAGCTACAGAAGAGCAACCTTATTTCTACCTGAATTCTACTCCTGCACATACGGCCTATCCGGTTAAAAAGGTTACTCGAAAGGAAGCCGAAGTGGTCGAACTGGGAGATTCAAAATATTCAAATAAGAGGGTTATTAATAAACTCCTGGTCAATTCAGTAATAGAAACCTGCCAGTTACAAATGGGGATGACCGAGCTGCATGAAGGTAATGTATGGAATACAATGCCTCCACACACCCATGAGAGAAGAATGGAAGTATACTTTTACTTCGATCTGGAAGAGGGTCAAACCATAAGTCATTTTATGGGGCAGCCGGAAGAAACAAGACATATTTTTATGAAGAATCATCAAGCGGTGATTTCGCCAGAATGGTCTATTCACGCTGGAGCAGGGACTTCCAACTATACATTTATCTGGGGAATGGCCGGTGAAAATCTGGATTATAGTGATATGGATAAAGTATCAGTAGACGGTTTAAAATAA